A section of the Rhizobium sp. Pop5 genome encodes:
- a CDS encoding GcrA family cell cycle regulator, producing the protein MNWTDERVEKLKKLWSEGLSASQIAAQLGGVSRNAVIGKVHRLSLPGRAKAGGTATTARAPKRTTSAPRAPNYASRIATRTVTRQQGATMLKEEIEIETIEEMEYVPKGNVVVPISRRLGLTELTERTCKWPVGDPLKEDFHFCGCESPDNSPYCSYHQRLAYQPVNERRRAAARVS; encoded by the coding sequence ATGAACTGGACAGACGAGCGGGTCGAAAAACTCAAGAAGCTTTGGTCCGAAGGGCTGAGCGCCAGCCAGATCGCGGCGCAGCTTGGCGGAGTGAGCAGGAATGCTGTCATCGGCAAGGTTCATCGACTGAGCCTTCCGGGCCGCGCCAAGGCCGGCGGCACGGCCACGACGGCGCGAGCGCCCAAGCGTACTACGTCGGCGCCGCGCGCCCCGAACTATGCCTCGCGCATCGCCACCCGCACCGTTACCCGCCAGCAGGGCGCAACGATGCTGAAGGAAGAGATCGAGATCGAAACGATCGAGGAAATGGAATACGTGCCGAAGGGCAACGTGGTTGTGCCGATTTCCCGCCGTCTCGGCCTGACGGAGCTTACCGAGCGCACCTGCAAGTGGCCGGTCGGCGATCCGCTGAAGGAAGACTTCCATTTCTGCGGCTGCGAATCCCCCGACAACTCGCCCTATTGCAGCTATCATCAGCGGCTTGCCTACCAGCCGGTCAACGAGCGCCGCAGGGCAGCAGCCCGCGTCAGCTGA
- a CDS encoding aspartate aminotransferase family protein: MAEAAPLYDTYSRAPLRFERGEGVWLITESGERYLDFGAGVAVTSVGHSNPHVVGALKEQADKVWHLSNIYEIPGQERLAKRLTDATFADKVFFTNSGAEALECAIKTARRYQFSKGHPERFHVITFEGAFHGRTLATIAAGGQEKYLEGFGPKAPGFDQVPFGDIEAVRAAVTDATAAILIEPVQGEGGVRPATNEFMKALRQICDEKGLLLILDEVQTGVGRTGKLFAHEWSGITPDIMAVAKGIGGGFPLGACLATAEAASGMKAGTHGSTYGGNPLAMAVGSAVLDIILADGFLQHVRDVALVFRQGLASLKDRYPDVIEDIRGEGLLLGVKAAVPSAELLQAIRAAHLLGVPAGDNVIRLLPPLVVTAEEAREGLARIERAAESIRASKVKKTA, encoded by the coding sequence ATGGCTGAAGCCGCGCCGCTTTATGACACCTATTCTCGTGCCCCGCTGCGGTTCGAGCGAGGCGAGGGCGTGTGGCTGATCACCGAAAGCGGCGAGCGATATCTCGATTTTGGCGCCGGCGTCGCCGTCACATCGGTCGGCCACAGCAATCCGCATGTTGTGGGCGCGCTGAAGGAGCAGGCCGACAAGGTCTGGCACCTCTCGAACATTTATGAAATCCCGGGTCAGGAGCGCCTGGCAAAGCGCCTGACGGACGCCACCTTCGCCGACAAGGTTTTCTTCACCAATTCGGGTGCGGAAGCGCTCGAATGCGCGATCAAGACGGCGCGCCGCTACCAGTTTTCCAAGGGCCATCCCGAGCGGTTCCATGTCATCACCTTCGAGGGCGCTTTCCACGGCCGGACGCTCGCGACGATCGCCGCGGGCGGCCAGGAGAAATATCTCGAAGGCTTCGGCCCCAAGGCGCCGGGCTTCGATCAGGTGCCTTTCGGCGATATCGAAGCGGTCCGCGCTGCGGTCACCGATGCCACGGCCGCAATCCTCATCGAACCGGTGCAGGGCGAGGGCGGTGTCCGTCCTGCCACCAACGAGTTCATGAAGGCGCTTCGCCAGATCTGCGACGAGAAGGGCCTGCTGCTGATCCTCGACGAAGTTCAGACCGGCGTTGGCCGCACCGGCAAGCTCTTCGCCCACGAATGGTCGGGCATCACTCCCGACATCATGGCTGTCGCCAAGGGCATCGGTGGCGGTTTCCCGCTCGGCGCCTGCCTTGCCACAGCAGAGGCCGCTTCCGGCATGAAGGCCGGTACGCATGGTTCGACCTATGGCGGCAATCCGCTCGCCATGGCCGTCGGCAGCGCCGTGCTCGACATCATCCTCGCCGATGGCTTCCTTCAGCATGTGCGCGACGTCGCGCTGGTTTTCCGCCAGGGCCTCGCCTCGTTGAAGGATCGTTATCCCGATGTGATCGAGGATATCAGAGGCGAGGGGCTGTTGCTTGGCGTCAAGGCCGCAGTCCCCTCAGCCGAACTGCTGCAGGCGATCCGTGCCGCCCATCTGCTCGGCGTGCCTGCCGGCGATAACGTTATCCGCCTTCTTCCGCCCCTCGTCGTCACCGCCGAGGAAGCCCGCGAGGGCCTTGCCCGCATCGAGCGCGCCGCTGAGAGCATTCGCGCGTCCAAGGTCAAGAAGACGGCTTGA
- the argF gene encoding ornithine carbamoyltransferase, with protein MTPKHFLDLSAVTSADLRTIMNDALARKQAFKTGKDDKPLAGKMLAMIFEKPSTRTRVSFDVGMRQLGGETLFLSGTEMQLGRAETIGDTAKVLSRYVDAIMIRTTEHSRLLELAEHATVPVINALTDDTHPCQIMADIMTFEEHRGPIKGKTIAWTGDGNNVLHSLVEGAARFGYRMNMAVPLGSEPKDHYLNWARDEGAEIMLCHDADRAVAGADCVVTDTWVSMNQEHRARGHNVFQPYQVNAALMAKAGNDALFMHCLPAHRGEEVTDDVIDGPQSVVFDEAENRLHAQKSILAWCLGAI; from the coding sequence ATGACACCTAAGCATTTCCTTGATCTTTCGGCGGTCACATCAGCCGATCTCAGAACCATCATGAACGATGCGCTCGCCCGCAAGCAGGCCTTCAAAACCGGCAAGGACGACAAGCCGCTGGCCGGCAAGATGCTGGCGATGATCTTCGAAAAGCCCTCGACGCGCACCCGCGTCTCTTTCGATGTCGGCATGCGCCAGCTCGGCGGCGAAACGCTGTTCCTCTCCGGCACCGAGATGCAGCTCGGCCGCGCCGAGACGATCGGCGACACCGCCAAGGTTCTGTCGCGCTATGTCGATGCGATCATGATCCGCACGACCGAGCATTCGCGCCTGCTGGAGCTTGCCGAGCATGCGACCGTGCCGGTCATCAATGCGTTGACGGACGATACCCATCCTTGCCAGATCATGGCCGATATCATGACGTTCGAAGAACACCGCGGCCCGATCAAGGGCAAGACCATCGCCTGGACCGGCGACGGCAACAACGTGCTGCATTCGCTGGTCGAGGGCGCCGCGCGCTTCGGCTACCGCATGAACATGGCCGTGCCTCTTGGTTCCGAGCCGAAGGATCACTATCTGAACTGGGCCCGCGATGAGGGCGCCGAAATCATGCTCTGCCATGATGCCGACCGTGCGGTCGCCGGCGCCGATTGCGTGGTGACCGATACCTGGGTCTCCATGAATCAGGAACATCGGGCCCGAGGTCATAATGTCTTCCAGCCTTATCAGGTCAATGCGGCCTTAATGGCGAAGGCCGGCAACGATGCATTGTTCATGCATTGCCTGCCCGCCCATCGTGGTGAGGAAGTGACGGATGACGTGATCGACGGCCCGCAATCCGTGGTCTTCGATGAGGCGGAAAACCGTCTTCATGCGCAGAAATCGATTCTTGCTTGGTGCCTGGGCGCGATCTGA
- a CDS encoding Hsp33 family molecular chaperone — MAEAAAALGQFDFAGDDHVVPFQVEGLDVRGRAVQLGPMLDAILERHHYPAPVARLLAEVVVLTVLLGTSLKFDGKFTVQTKGDGPVDLLVADFSTPENVRAYARFDQALLAKAVAAGEAEPEQLLGKGVLAFTIDQGKFSQPYQGIVALDGTSLEDIAGVYFRQSEQIPTRVRLAAAELFDRDEAGKPRHRWRAGGLVAQFLPEAPERMRQPDLHGGDGDTGDRPHGEDDAWVEARSLVETIDADELTDPLVGTERLLFRLFHERGVRVYEPRAVFDRCSCSREKIGGVLKGFSAEEIEASQENGEIAVTCEFCSTTYRFEPVEFQPAE, encoded by the coding sequence ATGGCAGAAGCTGCAGCCGCCCTCGGCCAGTTCGATTTCGCCGGCGATGACCACGTCGTTCCCTTTCAGGTGGAGGGTCTGGATGTGCGCGGTCGCGCCGTCCAGCTCGGCCCGATGCTCGATGCGATCCTTGAGCGCCATCACTATCCCGCGCCCGTCGCCCGGCTGCTCGCCGAAGTCGTCGTGCTGACGGTGCTGCTCGGCACCTCGCTGAAGTTCGACGGTAAGTTTACGGTGCAGACCAAGGGCGATGGTCCGGTCGATCTTCTCGTCGCCGATTTCTCGACGCCGGAAAATGTCCGCGCCTATGCGCGTTTCGATCAGGCGTTGCTCGCCAAGGCGGTTGCAGCGGGCGAGGCCGAGCCGGAGCAATTGCTCGGCAAGGGCGTGCTCGCCTTCACCATCGATCAGGGCAAGTTCAGCCAGCCTTACCAGGGCATCGTCGCGCTCGACGGCACCTCGCTCGAAGATATCGCCGGCGTTTATTTTCGCCAGTCGGAGCAGATCCCGACGCGCGTGCGCCTTGCCGCGGCTGAACTCTTCGACCGTGACGAGGCCGGCAAGCCGCGCCATCGCTGGCGGGCGGGAGGCCTCGTCGCCCAGTTTCTGCCGGAGGCCCCGGAGCGCATGCGCCAACCGGATCTCCATGGAGGTGATGGCGATACCGGCGACCGTCCGCATGGCGAGGATGACGCCTGGGTCGAAGCCCGTTCGCTGGTCGAGACGATTGATGCCGATGAACTGACCGATCCGCTTGTTGGCACCGAACGACTGCTGTTCCGGCTCTTCCATGAACGCGGTGTGCGCGTCTATGAACCCAGAGCGGTCTTCGACCGCTGCAGCTGTTCGCGCGAAAAGATCGGCGGTGTGCTGAAGGGTTTCAGCGCCGAGGAAATCGAGGCGAGCCAGGAAAACGGAGAGATCGCCGTCACCTGCGAATTCTGCTCGACCACCTACCGCTTCGAGCCGGTCGAGTTTCAACCGGCCGAATAG
- the apaG gene encoding Co2+/Mg2+ efflux protein ApaG — MYRALTREIEVVVEPFYLEEQSDPEDDRYVWGYRIVISNNSGIAVRLVNRYWNITDQNGQVDEVTGPGVVGEQPRLSPGDTYEYSSGCPLDTPSGLMFGHYQMETDEGELFDVDIPAFSLDSPGLLRVLN; from the coding sequence ATGTATCGCGCCCTCACAAGAGAGATCGAAGTTGTAGTTGAACCGTTCTATCTGGAGGAGCAATCCGATCCGGAAGACGACCGCTATGTCTGGGGTTACCGGATTGTCATCAGCAATAATTCCGGCATAGCCGTTCGCCTCGTCAACCGCTACTGGAACATCACCGACCAGAACGGACAGGTGGATGAGGTGACCGGTCCCGGCGTTGTCGGCGAACAGCCGCGGCTCAGCCCCGGCGACACCTACGAATATTCCTCGGGCTGCCCGCTCGATACGCCGTCCGGCCTGATGTTCGGCCATTACCAGATGGAAACGGATGAAGGCGAGCTGTTCGATGTCGACATACCCGCCTTCTCGCTGGATTCACCAGGGCTTCTGCGCGTCCTCAACTGA
- a CDS encoding O-succinylhomoserine sulfhydrylase: MSKTWRPATQLVHEGTLRSQYGETSEAIYLTQGFVYDTSEAAEARFKGETDGFIYARYGSPTNDMFEKRMCALEGAEDARATASGMAAVTAAILCQLKSGDHIVAARALFGSCRWVVETLAPKYGIECTLIDGRDLANWEKAIRPNTKVFFLESPTNPTLEVIDIAGVAKLANQIGAKVVVDNVFATPLFQKPLELGAHIVIYSATKHIDGQGRCLGGVVLSDKAWIDENLHDYFRHTGPAMSPFNAWTLLKGIETLPLRVKQQTENAAKIADFLAEQGKVAKVIYPGRKDHPQADIIAKQMTGGSTLVCFELKGGKEAAFALQNALEIVKISNNLGDSKSLITHPATTTHKNLTEEARAELGISAGTVRFSAGIEDTDDLIEDFARALSKVSA, from the coding sequence ATGAGCAAGACCTGGCGCCCGGCAACCCAACTCGTCCACGAAGGAACGTTGCGTTCGCAATATGGCGAGACGTCCGAGGCAATCTATCTCACGCAGGGTTTCGTCTATGACACGTCCGAGGCGGCCGAAGCACGCTTCAAGGGCGAGACCGACGGGTTCATCTATGCCCGCTACGGCAGCCCGACCAACGACATGTTCGAGAAGCGCATGTGCGCGCTGGAAGGCGCGGAAGACGCCCGCGCGACGGCTTCCGGCATGGCCGCCGTCACCGCCGCTATCCTCTGCCAGCTGAAATCGGGCGATCATATCGTCGCGGCGCGCGCGCTGTTCGGCTCCTGCCGCTGGGTTGTGGAGACGCTGGCGCCGAAATACGGCATCGAGTGCACGCTCATCGACGGCCGCGATCTTGCCAACTGGGAAAAGGCCATCCGCCCCAACACCAAGGTGTTCTTCCTGGAAAGCCCGACCAACCCGACGCTCGAAGTGATCGACATCGCCGGCGTTGCCAAGCTTGCCAACCAGATCGGCGCCAAGGTCGTCGTCGACAACGTCTTCGCCACCCCGCTCTTCCAGAAGCCCCTGGAACTCGGTGCCCATATCGTCATCTACTCCGCCACCAAGCATATTGACGGCCAGGGCCGCTGCCTCGGCGGCGTCGTGCTTTCCGACAAGGCATGGATCGACGAGAACCTGCACGACTATTTCCGCCATACCGGCCCGGCCATGTCGCCGTTCAACGCCTGGACGCTCCTCAAGGGCATCGAGACGCTGCCGCTGCGCGTCAAGCAGCAGACTGAGAACGCGGCGAAGATCGCCGATTTCCTGGCCGAGCAGGGCAAGGTCGCCAAGGTCATCTATCCCGGCCGCAAGGACCATCCGCAGGCCGATATCATCGCCAAGCAGATGACGGGCGGCTCGACGCTGGTCTGCTTCGAGCTGAAGGGCGGCAAGGAAGCTGCCTTCGCGCTGCAGAATGCTTTGGAGATCGTCAAGATCTCCAACAATCTCGGCGACAGCAAGAGCCTGATTACGCACCCGGCAACGACGACGCACAAGAACCTGACGGAAGAGGCGCGCGCCGAACTCGGCATTTCTGCGGGCACGGTCCGGTTTTCGGCCGGCATCGAGGATACCGACGACCTGATCGAGGATTTCGCACGGGCGCTTTCCAAGGTCTCGGCCTGA
- a CDS encoding 2'-deoxycytidine 5'-triphosphate deaminase: MMARETGILADRAISALFETGRLISERELDRDQIQPASLDLRLGAKAFRVRASFMPGPSHLVSDKLDRLSLHVIDLSEGAVLETGCVYIVPLMESLALPADMSASANPKSSTGRLDIFTRVITDYAQEFDKIPAGYAGPLYLEISPRTFPIVVRRGSRLSQIRFRVGQALLGEPELLKLHESETLVASKQPNVSGGGIALSIDLTGDKDGLIGYRGKHHTAVVDVDKKDQHDIFDFWEPLYSRGRNELILDPDEFYILVSREAVHVPPDYAAEMTPFDPLVGEFRVHYAGFFDPGFGHAPAGGRGSRAVLEVRSHEVPFILEDGQIVGRLVYEHMQEKPASLYGSGLGSNYQAQGLKLSKHFRI; encoded by the coding sequence ATGATGGCTCGCGAAACGGGAATTCTGGCTGACCGCGCAATCTCGGCGCTGTTCGAAACGGGGCGTCTTATCTCCGAGCGGGAGCTGGACCGCGACCAGATCCAGCCGGCCAGTCTCGATCTGCGCTTGGGCGCCAAGGCTTTTCGCGTGCGCGCCAGCTTTATGCCAGGCCCCTCGCATCTGGTGTCGGACAAGCTCGACCGGCTAAGCCTGCATGTGATCGACCTTTCCGAGGGTGCGGTGCTCGAAACCGGCTGCGTCTATATCGTGCCGCTGATGGAAAGCTTGGCGCTCCCGGCCGATATGTCCGCTTCGGCCAATCCGAAGAGCTCGACCGGAAGGCTCGATATCTTCACCCGCGTCATCACCGATTACGCCCAGGAGTTCGACAAGATCCCGGCCGGCTATGCGGGCCCGCTCTATCTCGAAATCAGCCCGCGCACCTTCCCGATCGTCGTGCGCCGCGGATCGCGCCTGTCGCAGATCCGCTTCCGCGTCGGCCAGGCACTGCTCGGCGAGCCGGAGCTTTTAAAGCTGCATGAAAGCGAGACGCTGGTCGCCAGCAAGCAGCCCAATGTTTCCGGTGGCGGCATTGCGCTCTCGATCGACCTGACCGGAGACAAGGACGGCCTGATCGGCTATCGCGGCAAGCACCACACCGCCGTCGTTGACGTCGACAAGAAAGATCAGCACGACATCTTCGACTTCTGGGAACCGCTCTATAGCCGCGGCCGCAACGAGTTGATCCTCGATCCCGACGAGTTCTATATTCTCGTCTCGCGCGAGGCCGTGCATGTGCCGCCGGATTATGCCGCCGAAATGACCCCCTTCGATCCGCTGGTCGGCGAATTCCGCGTCCATTATGCCGGCTTCTTTGATCCGGGCTTCGGCCATGCGCCGGCCGGCGGGCGCGGCAGCCGCGCCGTGCTCGAAGTGCGCAGCCACGAAGTGCCTTTCATCCTCGAAGACGGCCAGATCGTCGGCCGCCTGGTCTACGAGCACATGCAGGAAAAGCCCGCAAGCCTCTACGGCTCTGGCCTCGGCTCGAACTACCAGGCCCAGGGCCTTAAGCTCTCGAAGCATTTCCGCATCTGA
- a CDS encoding TetR/AcrR family transcriptional regulator — MRVSRAQAEANRETVINVASRLFREHGFDGIGLKDLMKGAGLTQGGFYKQFESKDDLAALASGRAMESAVGRWSRVAAGSADPFGAVVGMYLSTGHQEEKGDGCPLAALGSDAARQSEEVRIPFQNGIEAHLQILDELIPTSDGTKPYDKAMVVLSLMVGAVTISRIMTDQAMSERMLESAADAVKYIAGDRNEK; from the coding sequence ATGAGAGTCAGTCGGGCTCAGGCCGAGGCCAATCGTGAAACGGTGATCAATGTCGCAAGCCGGCTCTTCCGGGAGCATGGCTTTGATGGGATCGGGCTGAAGGATTTGATGAAAGGTGCCGGCCTCACTCAGGGCGGATTCTACAAGCAGTTCGAATCGAAGGATGATCTTGCGGCGCTGGCATCCGGGCGAGCGATGGAGAGCGCGGTTGGCAGGTGGTCAAGGGTTGCCGCCGGAAGCGCCGATCCCTTCGGCGCGGTTGTCGGCATGTACCTTTCGACCGGGCACCAGGAAGAGAAAGGCGATGGTTGCCCCTTGGCAGCGCTCGGGTCCGACGCGGCGCGTCAGAGTGAGGAGGTGCGAATTCCCTTCCAGAATGGCATCGAAGCGCACCTTCAGATTCTCGACGAATTGATCCCGACATCGGACGGCACGAAACCTTATGACAAGGCCATGGTCGTGCTGTCCCTCATGGTGGGCGCCGTAACCATTTCTCGCATCATGACCGATCAGGCCATGTCGGAGCGTATGCTCGAATCCGCTGCTGATGCAGTCAAGTACATCGCGGGCGACAGAAACGAAAAATGA
- a CDS encoding efflux RND transporter periplasmic adaptor subunit, translating into MNRKILFASFGLLAAAGATAFVLFGEPAKRDAQAADPRIAPPFVKLIEATSPETAERTFTGTIAARVQSNLGFRVPGKIMQRYVDVGVQVKAGQPLMRIDETDLRLALTAKRNAVAATEAMLTQAQADERRYAALVKNGLAATPQRYEQAKAALDTATAQLAAAEADAKVAENETAYSVLVADTDGTVVETLGEPGQVVMAGQTVVRLAQAGPREALVWLPEFLRPQLGEVADASIYGKEGREDKARLRQISDAADPQTRTYEARWVLDGAAASAPLGATVTIRISNSSGQSHAAVPVGAVLDDGSRTGVWVFDEESSTVHFRQVKIEQMGEEVAVVSSVNAGEPVVALGAHLLQDGASVRTKVEQAEAVN; encoded by the coding sequence ATGAACCGCAAAATTCTCTTCGCCTCTTTCGGCCTTCTGGCGGCTGCCGGCGCCACGGCGTTCGTCCTTTTCGGGGAGCCCGCGAAAAGGGACGCGCAAGCCGCCGATCCCCGCATCGCGCCACCATTCGTCAAGCTGATAGAGGCAACGAGCCCGGAGACAGCCGAACGTACCTTCACCGGCACCATTGCCGCCCGGGTGCAGAGCAATCTCGGTTTTCGTGTGCCGGGCAAGATCATGCAGCGCTATGTGGACGTTGGCGTGCAGGTCAAGGCCGGCCAGCCGCTGATGCGCATCGACGAGACCGATCTGCGTCTCGCACTGACGGCGAAACGAAACGCGGTCGCTGCAACTGAAGCTATGCTGACCCAAGCGCAAGCAGACGAGAGACGCTACGCCGCTTTGGTGAAAAACGGATTGGCCGCGACCCCGCAGCGCTATGAGCAGGCAAAGGCAGCACTCGACACCGCGACCGCGCAGCTTGCCGCGGCGGAAGCGGATGCGAAGGTCGCAGAAAACGAGACCGCCTATTCCGTCCTGGTTGCCGATACTGACGGAACGGTTGTCGAAACGCTCGGAGAGCCGGGGCAAGTCGTGATGGCAGGACAAACCGTGGTCCGGCTCGCACAGGCCGGCCCGCGCGAGGCGCTGGTCTGGCTTCCCGAATTCCTTCGGCCGCAGCTCGGCGAGGTAGCCGACGCCAGCATCTATGGAAAGGAAGGCCGGGAAGACAAGGCGCGGCTGCGGCAGATCTCCGACGCCGCCGATCCCCAGACCCGCACCTATGAAGCCCGCTGGGTTCTGGACGGCGCGGCAGCGTCGGCCCCGCTTGGTGCGACCGTGACGATCAGAATCTCCAACAGCAGCGGCCAATCGCATGCCGCGGTTCCCGTTGGCGCCGTTTTGGATGATGGCAGTCGAACCGGCGTCTGGGTATTCGATGAGGAATCTTCGACCGTCCACTTCCGACAGGTGAAAATAGAACAGATGGGTGAGGAGGTCGCGGTGGTTTCCAGCGTCAATGCAGGCGAGCCGGTCGTCGCTCTCGGCGCCCATCTGCTGCAGGACGGCGCCAGCGTGCGCACCAAGGTGGAACAGGCAGAGGCGGTAAACTGA